Sequence from the Pontibacter pudoricolor genome:
GGTATAGGTCAGGCTTAAACCACCGGATAAATTGCAGTGTTCCGGGTAAGTATAAGTCAACACCCTGAAACCGGCAGCGTTACCTTCAAAACTCAATAAGTCTTTGCGCTGGGCTTCGGTCAGGTTTTGCATAAAAGGCTGGGCAGCTTCGCTCTCAAAATAAGAAGAGATGGCATCTTCGCCGGAGTGGCCGAAAGGTGGGTTGCCAATATCATGAGCCAGACAGGCAGCGGCAACTATATCCCCGAAATCTGCTTCCTGTATGTGTTTTTCCTGTGCTAACGCCGGGTTGCGCTCCAGTATGCTTTTGCCAACTATACGGCCCAGCGTACGGCCCACTACCGATGCTTCTAAACTATGGGTAAGGCGGGTATGTACAAAATCGCTTTCGGGCATGGGCATTACCTGCGTCTTGTTCTGCAGCCTTCTGAAAGCCGAAGAAAATACAATACGGTCATAATCGCGCTGAAACTCGCCCCGTACCGATTCATCCGAAGTATATTTTTTATCGGCACTTTCGAAGCGTTTTTTAGAGATCAGTTTGGCCCAGGTAGTTGTATGTTGCATAAATAAACGTGAGAGACAGAATAAAAATATTAGCTCATAAGTACGCTGACAGCCAGTGTACCCATCAGGAAAATAAACAATGTAACTAAGTAAACAAGGCCGATGGGCAGCAGGCTTACCAATGTTTTTATAAAAGAGCGCTTATACACCCGCCGTAATGCCAGAAATAAGTACAGTAACATGATCACGATAATAAGACTTCCGAGATCAATAGCAGGCAGCAGCTTACCGAGCAGAATGGCAACTATAATCAGAATAAAGTAGAACGTATGCAGGTGGATGGAAAACATGAGATGCTCTACATAGTTGCGGCCTAGCTTACGGTAATACAGGGATAGCAGCAGCGCAAAAAACGGCATCAGCAGGAACATCATAAACGACGTGTTTTTCATCAGCTTTTGTGTCGATTCCTGATCTTTGCTGACAAACCTGTTAAACTTTGCTGAAAACTCCCGGCCAAATTCGCTTCCGCCAATGCTTTTTTCCAACGCCTGCACGTCTTTATCCTGCTGCATAAGTGCTTCCAGCTTTTTAACCTGCGCCGAGTC
This genomic interval carries:
- a CDS encoding DUF3667 domain-containing protein; protein product: MAKKRRKFTQCPNCGYTFEEAYNYCPNCGQENHDLNVPVKHLIAEFFEGTLHFDTKIWQTLKLLILKPGLLTEKFNIGQRASYVPPFRLYVFVSLIFFFVLAVTTKSNHQEPVTDQKGKSTRTLLPGVSISTSLPDTLLTGADSAQVKKLEALMQQDKDVQALEKSIGGSEFGREFSAKFNRFVSKDQESTQKLMKNTSFMMFLLMPFFALLLSLYYRKLGRNYVEHLMFSIHLHTFYFILIIVAILLGKLLPAIDLGSLIIVIMLLYLFLALRRVYKRSFIKTLVSLLPIGLVYLVTLFIFLMGTLAVSVLMS